The genomic window CAATATCGCTTTTGCGAATAGGAGTGATTTTTGGTCTGCTTACTATTTCTCCAGCTAGTTTATTGGCTTTATAAGTCAACTCATCTAATGAGGACTTTTGAACAGCCACACGAGCTTGAGCTTTATCCATGTCTAATAGTGAGATAAATTGGTCTTCATTAAAAGTAAAACTTTCAGAACCTCCAATACCAGCAAGTCTGATTTCCTCTTCCAAAGGTTTTTCACCTAATAAAACTCTATATAAGTCCTCGTCTCGTTTTTCTACCTGACTCAAATAACCATGAATACTATCCAACTTCTGTCCATATACATAGAGTTGAGTTTCTAGTTTATTATTCTGTGATTTTAATTGGGCCTCCTCCGGAGTATCAAAGTTTAGAGAGTATGTCCAAGTGAAAACAATGGCCAAAACAACACTCAATCCTAAAACCAATCCTGCTTGCATAAAAAATCGCTTTGCGCTTGGTTTTACTCTTTCATAAGAGAGTGTTTTTTGATTATAAAAATATTTTCTTCTTATCATAAATCCGTTTTAAAAAATCGGGCTGCAAAAGTAATATTATTTTTTAAACCACAAAATCGGTGTTGTTCAGCTGATTAAGTGCGATTACTTGGAGCAAGACTTCTCGTAATCTGGCAAATAAAGCAATAATTTTCATTACTATTAAAGGCCCCTAATACTAGTTTTCAAAAGGCTTCTGTTGATAAGCATGATGCAAAAACATTCATTTAGAGCTTGATTTATACTATATTTGAAATACCAATAAAACTTAAATTTGA from Lentimicrobium sp. L6 includes these protein-coding regions:
- a CDS encoding M23 family metallopeptidase, with protein sequence MIRRKYFYNQKTLSYERVKPSAKRFFMQAGLVLGLSVVLAIVFTWTYSLNFDTPEEAQLKSQNNKLETQLYVYGQKLDSIHGYLSQVEKRDEDLYRVLLGEKPLEEEIRLAGIGGSESFTFNEDQFISLLDMDKAQARVAVQKSSLDELTYKANKLAGEIVSRPKITPIRKSDIVRFTSGFGYRNHPIYHIRKFHEGIDITARRGTPVYAASAGRVVIAGNMKDGYGNKIVIDHGNGYRTLYGHLNKINVKFGQEVKLATKIGEVGNTGGSISAHLHYEVQKDRRVVDPVPYLYEHFSDEEFDDLVSLGK